The genomic segment ATACAGTGCTTGGAAAACACACGGCCAAGGGCAAGCTTTTGCTGACGTGGTTTGTGCTCAAAGTCAGATATGCCAAGCAGGTTTAGCGCCTAAGCAAAATGCTACTCCTGAATATGCTGGAGTACTCAATTATGGTTATCATTTAGATGCTGGCAAGTTTAGCCAAATGTTACAACAGCATTGCGTGCAGAACCTTGGGGTTAGCTATATTCAAGATCACGTTGAAGGCGTTGTGAGTCACGACAATGGCGATATTAGCGCATTGCAGACTCGTACAAATGGCGAGCTCAAAGCGGATTTGTTCGTTGACTGCTCTGGTGCCCGCTCGCTATTGCTGGGGCAACATTTTAATGTCCCTTTTATCGATAAAAAATCAGTCTTGTTTAATGACAGTGCCATGGCTCTACATGTGCCTTATTCCATACCTGATGAACCCATTGCATCGGCCACTATTTCCACTGCGCAAGAGGCAGGGTGGGTGTGGGATATTGGCCTACAGGATAGGCGAGGCGTGGGGTATACCTATTCCAGTAAGCACACAGACGATCAGCAGACTGAGCGCGTACTTAAAGCTTATGTCGCACAATCTGTTGGTGTCGAGGTAGCTGAATCTCTCAGTGCTCGTAAGATCAGTTTCGAGCCTGGGCATCGTAGCCATTTTTGGCATAAAAACTGTGTGGCAGTTGGTTTGTCAGCAGGTTTTTTGGAGCCATTAGAAGCCTCGGCATTGGCCTTAGTTGAGTTGTCAGCTACTGCCATTGCTGAAAACCTTCCGGTGACAGCTGAGCATATGAAAATTACCCGTGATAACTTTAATCGACGATTCCTTTTACATTGGGAAAATATCGTCGAGTTTTTAAAATTACACTATGTGTTAAGCGAACGAACCGAGCCCTACTGGCAACAAATGCGGGCACCTGACACTGTTTCACCTAGGTTGAATGATTTACTCACTCAGTGGCGATATCAACCGCCTAATCGCAATGATTTCGTGCAAAATGAAATTATGTTCCCTTCAGCAAGTTATCAATACGTGTTGTATGGGATGGGCTTTGAAACCTTGAATGATGTGTCTTCCCGAGAGTTTGATGCGCCGCAAAGCGCCATTAAGCACCTACAAGAGAACCAGCAGCGCCTGTACAAATTAAAAGGCGGATTGAAAAGCAATCGCCAGTTACTGAAGCATGTTGTGCAATATGGCTTTCAAAAAGTGTAATACCATTATTCCACGTTAATCAGTGACCACTCAGCGAGCGTTTAAAAGGGCTTAAACAAGGCGCATGATTGAATAGTGGTTCTCTTACTGAATTCTAAGAGGGCAATTATTTAATTAAATTGGTATTAAAACTCGCCTGTAAGGAATGCCTCAGTCGCTTTTGCTCTGGGTACTCTCTATTTGCAAGGGAGCAACCTTTTCGACATAGCGATGCCTCAATCAAAAACCGCTGGACGCATTCTGAGGGGGCACTGATTAATGCGGATTAATGGCACAACTTCCCTTGTACCAATTCCATAAAGTTTTCGCTGAGTGGTTAATCAATGATTGGTATTAGTACTAGATGGTGAGCAAAAGTCACTGATGACTAACCTAAGGGCAAAGAAGTCCTAACGCGGGTGTTACACGTTTACGAGCCAGACTCATCACAGTGACGGTGCCAAGCTCAAGTCACTGCTACCTTTTCCTTTTCTTTTCCTACTTATTTGGGTTGCAATTGCATAATTTTGTTGTGTGAATTTTTAAAATATACAAAGTTATTGAAAACGTTTTCATTTGCATTTAAGTTAGACATTATAAAAAACATTTAGCGTGGTTTCGTGTTTGCAAAGACCTTTGACTATCGCGCTGATAATGTTTGTTACTCGTCACATGCTTAGCTATGAGATTCGCCGGTTAAAATGGGTGACGAGAAGCCAAGCGATACTGGAAAAGGGATATCAACCATGCGCCAATACAATCAGCAGCTTGAACTCATGCAAGTAACCTATGAATAAGCTATCACTGTACGAAAAGGTGGGGTACGCCATGGGCGATGCTGCCGCTAATTTAGTTTGGCGCGGGGCATTAGCCTACCTTGCTGTTTTCTACACGGACACCTTCGGATTAGCCGCGTCAGCCGCCGCCATTTTATTTTTGGTCGTCCGCCTTACCGACGGTATGACTGATATCATTATGGGCATGATTGCGGATCGTACCCATACCTCTTGGGGGAAGTTTCGACCGTGGATTTTTTGCTCAACTCCCTTTCTAGGGTTGTTTATGGTGTTGTGTTTCACCACCCCAAATTTTAGCGACACGGGAAAGTTGCTGTATGCCTATTTAACGTATATCGGCTTAACGCTGGCGTATACCATTAACAACGTGCCTTATTCAGCCCTGATGGGGGTAATGACCGAAGATGATAAAGAGCGTACCAGCTTGTCGGGCTTTCGTTTTGCCGGTGCGTTTGTAGGTGGGTTGTTCGTGATGGGCTTTTTGCCTACATTGGTGGCGTGGTTTGGTGGTGGTAACGATGCCAAGGGGTATCAATACACCATGTATGTTTTCGCCGGATTATTGATGGCACTTATGGTTACCTCAGTGGCCACCACCAAAGAACGTGTTGTTCCCATAAAACAAACCCGCAATAGCCTACGTAGCGAGCTATGGGATCTCACTAAGCAATCTCCGTTTGTGCTGCTCCCGTTGCTTTCCATGACGCTATTCTTTTATTACCGCAACGTTATCAGTGGGCTTTTCTTTGTTTTGGTTTTCGCAATAGCGACTTGGCTAGTGCGCCGTATGTTAAACCGTCCTCAAAGCGATAAATCAGGTACCCAGCTAGACATGCTTGATTTGCTGACCAATAAACCTTGGTTAATTTTGTTAGGAATGGGATTTCTTACCATGATGTACAACGGCATTAAGTACAGTGTTATTGCCTATTACTTTAAGTACTTTGTGGGGGATTCATTACTCACAGGGCAATATTTCATTGCCTTGCTTGTGGTGTCGATATTCGGAGCACTATGTACTAGCTACTTAGCCCGCAAATTGGGACGACGCAATTTATTTATTGTTGCACTGCTACTCAGTAGTTTACTCACCTGTGGTTTTTATTGGCTACCAGGGGAAAGTGTTCGCTATATATTTGTGCTTGGTTGTACAGCGGAATTTTTTGCCGCCATGATGCCTACCCTTTTCTTTAGCATGCTAGGAGACGCTGCTGACTACTCAGAATGGCGCAATGGTCGCCGTGCTACAGGGCTCGTCTATTCCGCAGGCACCTTCGTACAAAAGACAGGTAATGGTTTCGCTGGCGCCTTAGTACTTGTCGTGCTGGCAGGGTACGGGTACGACGGAATGGATGCAACGACGATAGAAGCCTCGTTACCTGGTATGCAGCAACTCATGAGCTTTATACCTGCTGCTTTTGGGCTTGCAGGTGCATTACTGATGCTGTTTTACCCTTTGACTGAAAAGCGCCAACAGCAAATGAATGCCGAGCTAATAGCGCGTCGAAGCGCCATTCAATCCCATCATCAATAACGCTTTTATTCGCGAGCAGCGTATTTACCAAGAGAGAGTTTTATCCATGAGCGAGTCAACCATAGATGCACATACCACTGAATTTGGCTATTTTGATGATCAACAAAAGGAATATGTCATCACTACACCTTTTACCCCAACGCCGTGGATAAACTATTTAGGGAATGATGGCTTTTACGGCTTAATTTCAAATACGGCTGGGGGCTATAGCTTTTACCAAGATCCTAAATTCCGCCGGTTGACCCGTTATCGTTACAACAGCGTTCCGGTGGATACATCTGGCCGATATTTTTACTTAAAATGCGATGACCATATTTGGTCTGCGTCGGGACGGCCTGTACAGCAACAGCCAGAAAAATATGAATGTCGCCATGGTATGGGTTACAGCCGTTTCTTAGTGAGTCATCAAGAAATTGATTCTGAATTAACTTGCTTTGTCCCTTTGGGGGAAAAAGCTGAAGTTCACCGTTTAATCCTAAAAAATTCAGGCGAGCGACACAGGAAAATCAGTCTGTTTTCTTACATTGAATGGTGTTTGTGGAATGCTGAAGATGATGGCAGCAATTTTCAACGTAATTTGTCCACAGGTGAAGTAGAAGTTGAAGATGGTGTGATTTATCACAAAACAGAATTCAGAGAGCGTCGAAACCACTATGCGTTTTATTCAGTCAATCAACCCATCAGCGGTTTTGATACCGACAGAGAGTGTTTTTTAGGGCCTTACAGAGGAGTAGAAAATCCCGTGAGTGTCGAGCAGGGCAAGGCGACAAATTCTCATGCCCACGGTTGGTCACCCATTGCGTCCCATCATTTAGAAGTGGAACTCGCGCCAGGAGAGGAGCGTACATTAGTTTTTGTGTTGGGGTACTGTGAAGTGGCTAAAGAGAATAAATGGCAGTCGCCAGGTATCATTAATAAAGCCCCTGCGAGAGAAATGATAAATCGTTATAAAAGTCAGTATGATGTACAAAAAGCACTAACTGCATTGGCAACGCATTGGGATACTCTGCTCGGCAACTTTCGCCTCAATAGCCCTGATCCTAAGTTAAACCGTTCGCTTAATATTTGGAACCAATATCAGAACATGGTGACGTTTAATTTGTCACGCAGTGCGTCATTTTACGAGTCTGGTATTGGCCGTGGTATGGGGTTTAGGGATTCGAATCAAGATACCATTGGGTTCGCGCATATGGTGCCTGAAAAAGTCCGTGAGCGAATTTTGGACTTAAGCGCCACCCAAAAAAGCGATGGCTCGGCGTATCATCAATATCAGCCCTTGACCAAAAAAGGCAATGCAAATATTGGTGGCAACTTCAACGACGATCCTATGTGGATGGTGTTATCAACGGTCAATTACATAAAAGAGACTGGTGACTTTTCTATCTTAGATGAAAAAGTGGGGTTTGATGGAGATGTTTCAGAAGAGCCTAACCATTTTGAGCATTTAAGACGCGCTTTTGAGCACGTAGTCAATAATCTTGGTCCCCATGGTTTACCCTTGATAGGGCGAGCAGATTGGAACGATTGTCTAAATTTAAATTGCTTTTCTGAAGATCCAAATGAATCCTATCAAACGACTCAGCGCGGGAAGTCAGACGTGGCGGAGTCTTTGATGATCGCAGGGCAATTTGTGCTTTACGGGCAGGATTTTGTGCAATTATGCATTCAACTGGGCAAACGTGATTTAGCGCATAATGCGCAGCAACAAGTCGATAAAATGCGCGAAGCGGTGCTCGCTCATGGCTGGGACGGGCAGTGGTTTTTACGAGCGTATAACGCCAAGGGCGAAAAAATCGGTAGTCACGAGAACAAGGAAGGTAAAATATTTATTGAATCACAAGGTTTTTGCGTTATGGCGGGCATCGGAATTAAGGACGGCAAAGCGCGACAAGCGCTTGACTCAGTGGAGCAACGCTTAGCCACCCCACATGGGATCATGCTTAATCAGCCTGCATTTAGCACGTATGACAAACACCTAGGAGAAATCTCTTCTTACCCACCTGGTTACAAAGAAAATGCCGGAATATTTTGTCATAACAACCCGTGGATAATGGTCGCAGAGGCCATGCTTGGGCGCGGTGAGAAAGCACTGGAATACTTTGCCAGTATCTCACCAGCTTACTTGCAGCATATGCAACAGCAGCATAAAACAGAGCCCTATGTTTATAGTCAAATGATTGCCGGCAATGATGCGGCTACACCAGGGCAAGCTAAAAATTCATGGCTCACAGGCACCGCGGCTTGGTGTTACTACGCTGCAACTCAGTACATTTTAGGCATTAAACCTGATTATGCTGGATTGATCATTACGCCGAGTATTCCGGCTCATTGGCCAAGTTTTGTGGTTAGCCGCCGTTTTAGAAAAGCGCATTACTGTATTGAAGTAAACAACCCATATGGTTTGGGAGCAGGTAAGGTGCAATTAGAAATTGATGGTAAAGCAGTGGCGGGTAATTTAATAGATTATGCGCAGTTTAGCGGCGAACACCACATAACGGCGACAATCGTGCAAAGTTAGTTTGATAGCACTTGATACATGGACTTGACACGTTTCCTCAATCGCTCCCGCAAGGTTGTTTGCATGTGGGAGCGTTTTTCATAGGCGCCGCGCCTAAGAGCCAGTGTAGCTATTGTAAGCCTTGGTTCCCCACAGCGGAACGGTAGACAGGCTGTGTTTAAAACTTCCTGACGTCTCTTTGGTTGAATAAGACACGTACATTAGCGTTTGACTGCGAGGATCGAAAATACGGCGTATTTTCATGCTCTTAAAGAATACACTTTTAGATTTTTTAAACACAACGTCACCCGATGGCGATTTATCAATTTGAGCAATCATATCAGGGGTTATTTCACCCGTTTGACGACAGGCGATAGCGCTATCGGATGGGTCCGAGAAACTGAGATCTGCTTCGATACTGGCCACATGACATGTCACCCCACTGATAAGTGGATCCTGTAGGATATTTAATTTGATGTCTTTGGTGGTAAATAAACCTAAGCTTACGTCGCCAACTTCATTTGAATCACAGGCACTTAACAACAATAGACTGCCGAAAACCGATAGTACTTTTTTCATATTTTACTCACTAAAGGGATATTTCCTTTAGTGTAATGGATTCTGGCTGTGATAAATATCCTGTTATCAATCGACGGGCACTGGGCCAGTGCTTTGGCGTACGACAAGTGAAAATGGCAGCTCAACATATCTTGGCTTGTCCGTTTTACCGTGAAGTTGCTCTAATAACAGCTCAATACAGGCTTTCCCAATTTCCTCTAAAGGCTGATGAATAGTTGTCAGGGCGGGGGACATTAAGCGTGCGTAACGAATATCATCAAACCCCATGATGGAAATGTCTTGAGGTATACGAAAGCCGTTTTCTTGTAATGTACTCATCGCGCCAATAGCCATGTCGTCACTGAAGCAAAACACGGCAGTGGGTCTACGTCTTAATTTGAGTAATTGCTCCATGGCCCCCATACCTGAGTCTACGCCGTAGTCACCTCGAATAACTAATTGCTCGTCTACTTCAATACCAGCCTCGCTCAGAGCCATATGGTATCCAGCAAGTCGTTCAAGAGTGCTTGGTGTATCTCGTGGACCCATAACCGCAGCAATACGTTTGTGTCCAAGGCCGAGTAGATGTTCCACTGCAACTCGAGCGCCTGCGGTATTATCAATCATGACTTTGCTGATCCCATCGATAGGTATGGACTCACAGGAGTTCACAATGGGCGGAAGTTGTTTGGCTGCGGGCAGGTTTTTATTAAGATTAAAGGGCATGTGAAACGTAAATAATAGTACTCCATCGGCTTGCCCCGATTGAGCCATATTAGCATAGTGCTTTTCTCGCTCAGCTAAACCTTGTGTGTCACCAAGCAAAATAGAATAGCCCGCTTTTTGTGCTTCGCTTTCAATTGCTCGAATAATCCCCGCGTTTACTTGATTGGTGATATCCGGCATGACCACAATAATATTACCGCTTTTTTGGGTACGTAAATTGGCCCCAAAACGGCTGGGCGTATAACCCCCTTCTTCTACAGCTTTCATAACCTTTTTACGGGTTTCTTCACTCACGATATCTGGATTACGTAAAGTACGTGAAACAGTAGCGGGTGAGACACCGGATATAGCAGCAATGTCTTTTATGCCTAACTTTGCCAAAAAATTCTCTCTTACGGGAAATAGCATTAAGGGGTAGATTAACGTTAGCCAAGAAGACTGTAAACGTTTTCAATGCTGGTAAGAGCTGCTATTTATCGCTCGTTTTAAAAAATACTTTTATTTCAGATGGTTAGAAATAAATACAATGTTTATTGTTAACGAGATAAAGGTGAATGATCGCTTTTTCATTTGTATGATAAAACCGGAAGGGGCAGCATGGCCCTGAAACAATCTGGGCCATGCTGTGGGTAAATGCTTAGCAAACTTAAATGATGAGTTAACTAATATTTCCAAGCAGGTTGCTTTTCTTCAAACGCTTTTATTTTACTATCAAGTTCAAGCGTTTGGCCTATGGCATCGAGTCCCTTGATCAGGTTGTTCTTATGATGTACAGCGATATCAAAGGCAATGACCTGGTCATTAAAACGTACTTCTTGTTGAGGTAAATCGACGATGACCTGACAGGCCGGATCTTGCGCTACGGCCTCGAAAAGTGCATCTATTTCTGTGCTTTCGAGTTTAACGGGTAACAGGCTATTGTTGATGCAGTTACCGTAAAAAATATCAGCAAAGCTGGTGGCGATGACCACTTTGAAACCATAATCGTCAAGGGACCAAGGCGCATGTTCCCGGCTTGAGCCACAACCAAAGTTTTCACGGGTAAGTAAAATACTAGCACCTTGATGCTCAGGTTTGTTCAGCACAAAATCAGGGTTCGGTTCTTGTTCATGCAAATCTAAATAACGCCAATCATGAAATAGATGTTTTCCATAACCGCTTTTGGTTACCGACGTTAAAAATTGTTTAGGAATGATTTGATCGGTATCCACATTCGCTTGATTCAATGGCACCACATGGCCGGTATGAACGCTGATGCCAGTCGTTGCTGGGTTAGTTTGATTGCTCATGGTTATTCCTAATAATTAATCGTTGCCAACAAAGTCACGGGTGTCGGCGAAGTGACCAGCTAATGCTGCTGCAGCTGCCATTGCAGGGCTGACTAAGTGAGTACGAGCTCCGCGGCCTTGACGACCCTCAAAATTGCGGTTGCTGGTAGAAGCACAGCGATCGCC from the Paraglaciecola mesophila genome contains:
- a CDS encoding MFS transporter, whose translation is MNKLSLYEKVGYAMGDAAANLVWRGALAYLAVFYTDTFGLAASAAAILFLVVRLTDGMTDIIMGMIADRTHTSWGKFRPWIFCSTPFLGLFMVLCFTTPNFSDTGKLLYAYLTYIGLTLAYTINNVPYSALMGVMTEDDKERTSLSGFRFAGAFVGGLFVMGFLPTLVAWFGGGNDAKGYQYTMYVFAGLLMALMVTSVATTKERVVPIKQTRNSLRSELWDLTKQSPFVLLPLLSMTLFFYYRNVISGLFFVLVFAIATWLVRRMLNRPQSDKSGTQLDMLDLLTNKPWLILLGMGFLTMMYNGIKYSVIAYYFKYFVGDSLLTGQYFIALLVVSIFGALCTSYLARKLGRRNLFIVALLLSSLLTCGFYWLPGESVRYIFVLGCTAEFFAAMMPTLFFSMLGDAADYSEWRNGRRATGLVYSAGTFVQKTGNGFAGALVLVVLAGYGYDGMDATTIEASLPGMQQLMSFIPAAFGLAGALLMLFYPLTEKRQQQMNAELIARRSAIQSHHQ
- a CDS encoding LacI family DNA-binding transcriptional regulator; its protein translation is MAKLGIKDIAAISGVSPATVSRTLRNPDIVSEETRKKVMKAVEEGGYTPSRFGANLRTQKSGNIIVVMPDITNQVNAGIIRAIESEAQKAGYSILLGDTQGLAEREKHYANMAQSGQADGVLLFTFHMPFNLNKNLPAAKQLPPIVNSCESIPIDGISKVMIDNTAGARVAVEHLLGLGHKRIAAVMGPRDTPSTLERLAGYHMALSEAGIEVDEQLVIRGDYGVDSGMGAMEQLLKLRRRPTAVFCFSDDMAIGAMSTLQENGFRIPQDISIMGFDDIRYARLMSPALTTIHQPLEEIGKACIELLLEQLHGKTDKPRYVELPFSLVVRQSTGPVPVD
- a CDS encoding tryptophan halogenase family protein, which produces MSHRSIKNILIVGGGSAGWLTAGIIAAEHQCGHQHSKIKVTLVESPDVNIVGVGEGTWPSMRNSLQRMGLSETDFIRHCGAAFKQGSKFVGWKNGADNDFYYHPFVIPNGYGQANQYSAWKTHGQGQAFADVVCAQSQICQAGLAPKQNATPEYAGVLNYGYHLDAGKFSQMLQQHCVQNLGVSYIQDHVEGVVSHDNGDISALQTRTNGELKADLFVDCSGARSLLLGQHFNVPFIDKKSVLFNDSAMALHVPYSIPDEPIASATISTAQEAGWVWDIGLQDRRGVGYTYSSKHTDDQQTERVLKAYVAQSVGVEVAESLSARKISFEPGHRSHFWHKNCVAVGLSAGFLEPLEASALALVELSATAIAENLPVTAEHMKITRDNFNRRFLLHWENIVEFLKLHYVLSERTEPYWQQMRAPDTVSPRLNDLLTQWRYQPPNRNDFVQNEIMFPSASYQYVLYGMGFETLNDVSSREFDAPQSAIKHLQENQQRLYKLKGGLKSNRQLLKHVVQYGFQKV
- a CDS encoding CreA family protein, coding for MKKVLSVFGSLLLLSACDSNEVGDVSLGLFTTKDIKLNILQDPLISGVTCHVASIEADLSFSDPSDSAIACRQTGEITPDMIAQIDKSPSGDVVFKKSKSVFFKSMKIRRIFDPRSQTLMYVSYSTKETSGSFKHSLSTVPLWGTKAYNSYTGS
- the leuD gene encoding 3-isopropylmalate dehydratase small subunit, yielding MSNQTNPATTGISVHTGHVVPLNQANVDTDQIIPKQFLTSVTKSGYGKHLFHDWRYLDLHEQEPNPDFVLNKPEHQGASILLTRENFGCGSSREHAPWSLDDYGFKVVIATSFADIFYGNCINNSLLPVKLESTEIDALFEAVAQDPACQVIVDLPQQEVRFNDQVIAFDIAVHHKNNLIKGLDAIGQTLELDSKIKAFEEKQPAWKY
- a CDS encoding GH36-type glycosyl hydrolase domain-containing protein → MSESTIDAHTTEFGYFDDQQKEYVITTPFTPTPWINYLGNDGFYGLISNTAGGYSFYQDPKFRRLTRYRYNSVPVDTSGRYFYLKCDDHIWSASGRPVQQQPEKYECRHGMGYSRFLVSHQEIDSELTCFVPLGEKAEVHRLILKNSGERHRKISLFSYIEWCLWNAEDDGSNFQRNLSTGEVEVEDGVIYHKTEFRERRNHYAFYSVNQPISGFDTDRECFLGPYRGVENPVSVEQGKATNSHAHGWSPIASHHLEVELAPGEERTLVFVLGYCEVAKENKWQSPGIINKAPAREMINRYKSQYDVQKALTALATHWDTLLGNFRLNSPDPKLNRSLNIWNQYQNMVTFNLSRSASFYESGIGRGMGFRDSNQDTIGFAHMVPEKVRERILDLSATQKSDGSAYHQYQPLTKKGNANIGGNFNDDPMWMVLSTVNYIKETGDFSILDEKVGFDGDVSEEPNHFEHLRRAFEHVVNNLGPHGLPLIGRADWNDCLNLNCFSEDPNESYQTTQRGKSDVAESLMIAGQFVLYGQDFVQLCIQLGKRDLAHNAQQQVDKMREAVLAHGWDGQWFLRAYNAKGEKIGSHENKEGKIFIESQGFCVMAGIGIKDGKARQALDSVEQRLATPHGIMLNQPAFSTYDKHLGEISSYPPGYKENAGIFCHNNPWIMVAEAMLGRGEKALEYFASISPAYLQHMQQQHKTEPYVYSQMIAGNDAATPGQAKNSWLTGTAAWCYYAATQYILGIKPDYAGLIITPSIPAHWPSFVVSRRFRKAHYCIEVNNPYGLGAGKVQLEIDGKAVAGNLIDYAQFSGEHHITATIVQS